Below is a genomic region from Prolixibacteraceae bacterium.
ACTTATACCATACAATAGATAATGAAGGATATAATTCGTTCAATGATATCAATGTATTAGAGGCTATATTTTCATTTTTCGCCTTGTATATACAAGATGTATTCATAACTATTTCCTACTCTTAATGAGTAAATTGATACAACTACTCTCTTTCAATTAGTATAAGTCCAAGTAAACAACCTTGTATTTTATCTTTTTCATATCGTTTTGCTACGATAGATAAAAAAGAGATAAAACACTAAAAATTGATAGGTCTACTTCATGTCAATATCAATTCTTAACAGGAATGAAGTAACCTTTTTCTCTCCACCTCCAAATAGTGAGGCTGGAGAGAGTTTGTTTTTAGGTGTAGCTATATTACATCATAATACAAGTAACCAATGATATGGACACTACTTCTTCGATCTCGAAATAAATGTAGCAGCACTGGAAACACCAAATATATTTGTTGCAGTACGCCCCATATCAATCAAAGAGTCAATAGACAATACAAAAGTGAGTACGACACCCATTACCTGTGGGGATACACCCATAATTGTCATGGCAGTAATTGCAGCAAAAGAAGCTGTTCCAGGCAAACCAGCAATACCAAACGATGAGATCACAACAGCTAGCAACATTGATATAATCGTTGCAGCAGAAGTTAGATCAATAGATACTAGTCCCATCTGATTATTTACACCTACAGCCAGAACAATCATAAATACTGGCCACATTGCACCACAGGCATTCATTCCCATAGTAGTCCCTAGAGAAGAGGTTAAACTAGCAGTTTCCGCATCTACATCACAATTCTCTTCTAGAGATTTAATAGTTACAGGTAGTGTCGCACCGCTAGATTGCGTAGAGAAGCCAGTAATCAAAGCAGGAAACATTCCTTTCAGTTGTTCCCAAGGTTTTACACCTCGAAAAGAGAGTATAACCAAATGCATTACAAATATCAACATCATAGTCAAGTAAGCAATACCAACAAATTGTAATAGATATCCAAATAGAGTAGGTCCATTTTCAGCTACTGCCATTGTCATTAAAGCCAACACACCATATGGGGTCCATTTTATGATATAAGTTGTCATGCTATTGATAATAACCTGTAAAGAACTTAGACCATTAATAGCCCGAGTCATCTCTTCTGGCTTTCTTTTTCGCATCTTACGAATAGCCAAACCAACAAGCAGAGCAATGACAAGAGTTCCAACAATATTATTATCAGAAAACCCTTCAAAGATAGATGTCGGAATTTTTTGTGTTAATCCGTACACAACTTTTCCTATAGATGCATCACTAAGGGCATCAATTCGTTGACTATACCCTTTCGCTATATTCGAGGTAATAGAAGGATCAATAGTAATTAGCTTCTCGAAATGAAAGCTTTTGGCCATAATTAATGCAATAGCCCCCGCTCCAAGTACAGACAAAACAAAGTATGTAATAATCTGACGAAACCGTTTGCCAATATTCTCTTCTCCCTTGATTCTAACCAAAGTATAGCTTATAGATATAAAGACAATAGGAACAATCATCAACTTTAAACCTCTAATATAGAGGTTTGAGATAGTTTTGAAATAGTATACCAACTCACGATAACTGTTTTCTGGTACCCATTTAAATATAGCCCAACCAAAGAGTACTCCTAAGGATATGGCAATGAGATTACGAAAATGGAATTTCACTCTTCGATGAGATAGGTATTTAAGAAGTCCTAGTAGACCAATAAAAATTACAAGGCAAATAAGAATTGATGTCATATATTCTTCAGTTTAAATAGATGAAAATACTCGTTTCGGAATGTGCTGAAAGTACAAAAACCATATGGTATAGCAGATGTTCTTTTGCTAACAGATGTATACTAATGTTAATACGATAGTATCGTTTTAAACATCAGAGTAACATCTAATATCAATGAAATGTTTTGTTTGGAATTAAATGTACAAGGATAAAAGCCTACAGAAGGCCTTCAAAAATGAAATAATATGTGGCTATTGTATAAACAGGGATGGTTTAGGCGTTGCACAGAACCCTCTAACCCTCTCTAATACTAGCATCATGTCTGTCCCTTCAAAGCTAATCGCTTCCGTGGGACAACATTTAATACATGCACCACACATTAAACACTGTGAGACCTGAATATCTTTTAACCCTAATTTTTCAGGATGGATCATTGCACAGACTTCTTCACATTGACCACATTCACAACATCGGGTGGTGTCTTTCTGGGGTTGTATTGCCGCATGAGATATCAACTCTTTATAGGGATGATTTCCATCAACCTTAATATCGTTCAAATCTCCTTTTTGAAGTTTATCGATCATCACAGCCGCAAACTTCTCCAATTGGTTCCATTCATCTTTTGTAGGACGTTCTTCAGCAATAGGGTGACTGACTGTCGAATAAGAGTGAGGTGATACCATCGCAACAGCACCAATCACATGGTTTTGATGTAACCTTGCCCAATCGTAAAGTTCAAGTACAGCATCATCAATATGTCCATTACCATAACTCAAAACAAGGATCACTTTTCTATTTGAAAAAGGATGTTCTTCAAGCCATTGCATATAATCCACAGGCACTCTCCCTTTATAAATAGGACAGCCAATAAGCACAAGATCATTTAAAACATCTCCTCCTGCATCATCTATTTTCGACATCACAAATTGAGCAATACGCTGGGTATTGCCTGTTGCCGAAAAGATATGCATTTGAGAATTTTTCATACGATAATGAGATTACTCTGTTTATATAGACTGAATGTAAAATAAATAAAAACTCCCGACCTAGGCAACAATTATATGTTAATGATAACACCATAAACTATAATTATTATAAGTATCTACTTTCTGGTCGAGAGTTGATCGATAAG
It encodes:
- a CDS encoding cation:dicarboxylase symporter family transporter → MTSILICLVIFIGLLGLLKYLSHRRVKFHFRNLIAISLGVLFGWAIFKWVPENSYRELVYYFKTISNLYIRGLKLMIVPIVFISISYTLVRIKGEENIGKRFRQIITYFVLSVLGAGAIALIMAKSFHFEKLITIDPSITSNIAKGYSQRIDALSDASIGKVVYGLTQKIPTSIFEGFSDNNIVGTLVIALLVGLAIRKMRKRKPEEMTRAINGLSSLQVIINSMTTYIIKWTPYGVLALMTMAVAENGPTLFGYLLQFVGIAYLTMMLIFVMHLVILSFRGVKPWEQLKGMFPALITGFSTQSSGATLPVTIKSLEENCDVDAETASLTSSLGTTMGMNACGAMWPVFMIVLAVGVNNQMGLVSIDLTSAATIISMLLAVVISSFGIAGLPGTASFAAITAMTIMGVSPQVMGVVLTFVLSIDSLIDMGRTATNIFGVSSAATFISRSKK